The sequence TTTTCCAAATCCTCAAACTTCAAGTTTTTGTCTAAAGAAACCTGATAGATTTTTGATGATTTTTGATTCGGCAATGAAAACTTACGAATCATATCAGTATCATTTGTAAACAAAAGCAATCCCGTTGTATTCTTGTCCATTCGTCCTACAGGAGCAATTTTTGAATTTGTAGAACCACGAACAAGTTCCAATACATTGCGATATTCCTGACCTTCGTCAAGCGCAGTAGTAAAGTTTTTCGGTTTGTTTAGCAAAATATATTCTTTCTTTTCTGGAGTCAAAACAACGCCATCAAAGTTTACAACATCATTGATTTTTACTAAATATCCCATTTCAGTAACCGGAACGCCATTCACTTTTACGTTTCCAGACTGGATATAAATATCGGCATCACGACGTGAACACACTCCAGAATTTGAAATGTATTTGTTCAAACGAATTTCATCTGACGCTTTTTGTCTCTTAGCCGGCTGATTTTGTTTTCTGAATTTTTCAGCAGCAGCTTCCTGAGCAGCTTTAACTTCAGGTTTCACTTTTTTCGGCCCTTGAGCGCGTTTTGCCATAGGAGGTTTTGGCTTGCTAGAGTTTGGTCTTGAGCTATTTGGTCTCGATCCGCCTCTTCTATTATTGCCTTCCTTGTTGTTCATAAAGTCATTAATTTGTGCAAAGATAGTTTTTTCCTGCCAATAAATCTTAAGTTCAATGTTCTTAGATTAATAGCAAAAAAAATGAAAGGATTTTGAAGCATCGCAATTGGCTTTTTTTCAGGCATTAATTCCCGCTTTCCGTTTCAATCTTTTATTTTTTAAAGAAAAAAAATAAAAGGATTTCCACTTCAATCGGGGCTAAAATCAAGCAATTGGCTTCTTTTGAACAGTTAAATTATTTTGCATAGTTTTCGCAAATTTATGAGAGATTTTCAAATCAAAAAAAATCCGCGTAATCTGCCCAA comes from Flavobacterium sp. KACC 22761 and encodes:
- a CDS encoding pseudouridine synthase, producing MNNKEGNNRRGGSRPNSSRPNSSKPKPPMAKRAQGPKKVKPEVKAAQEAAAEKFRKQNQPAKRQKASDEIRLNKYISNSGVCSRRDADIYIQSGNVKVNGVPVTEMGYLVKINDVVNFDGVVLTPEKKEYILLNKPKNFTTALDEGQEYRNVLELVRGSTNSKIAPVGRMDKNTTGLLLFTNDTDMIRKFSLPNQKSSKIYQVSLDKNLKFEDLEKISKGLVLEGHRVSVEEISYIEKEAKSEVGLKLRTSNVKVVRSIFESFDYNVLRIDRVSFAGLTKKNLPRGNWRFLTDQEIINLKNS